GGCCGTGGGGGGCATATCTTGGTCATCCCCCAGCATGTAGAGGGTGATGAGGTAGTTCTGGGCCAGGGGAGAGACCTGGTCGAGCGTCAGTTCCTTTGGGATCTTCTTAGGCATGGGCGGCTCCACGGGGAATTGTAGCGGATGGCGTACACAAGGAACAACGCTCCGAGGGGAAAGAAGAAACCCGCCCTGCAAGAGGCGGGTTTCTAGGGTCAACTATGGAACCGGAATCTAGGCCTTGGCGGCGGCGACGATCTTTTCGAAGGCGCCCGGGTCGCGGACGGCGAGATCGGCCATGAGCTTGCGGTCAATGGCGACACCCGCCTTGGCCAGCCCGGCGATGAGCTTGCTGTAGGTGATGCCGTGCTTACGGGCGGCGGCGTTGATGCGCGCGATCCAGAGGCGGCGCATATCGCGCTTGCGCTCGCGGCGGTGGCGCGTGGAGTAGCTGGCCGCCTTCATGAAGGACTCATGGGCGCGGCGATAGAGCTCGTGCTTGGTGCCGCGGTGGCCCTTGGTAAGCTTGAGGATCTTCTTGTGGCGTGCCCGTGCGGTAACGCCGCGTTTGACTCTAGGCATGGTGGTTCTCCTGTATCAGGTTCACGGAGCAGGGTTCAGGAAGCAGGCGCAACTAGACGCCGGGAAGGAGGCGCTTGATCTGCTCCACGTTGACCTTGTTCACTTCCAGCTTGTTGTCATAGAGACGCCGGGCGGTCTTGCTGCGGTTGCGGCGGAAGTGGGTCTTGCCGCCCTTGGTGCGCATAATCTTGCCCTTGGCGGTGATGAAGAAGCGGGACTTGGCCCCTTTATGGGTCTTAAGCTTTGGCACTGGTTTCCTCCTCAGCCTTTCCTGAACCCGATTTCTTGGCGGCGCCGCTGATGGGCGCCAGCATCATGGTCATGGCGCGCCCTTCCATGGCGGGCGGCTTCTCCAGCTTGGCCTGCTGGGCGAACTCTTCGGCGACGCGCCGCATCAGGGTGATGGCCTGCTCCGGGTGGGTGATTTCCCGTCCGCGGAAGAGGACCGTCATCTTCACCTTATGGCCTTCGTCCAGGAAGCGCTGAACCATCTTGGACTTGAAGGCGATGTCGTGGTCGTCAATGCGCGGGCGCATGCGGACTTCGCGCACTTCGCTGGTCTTCTGGCCCTTCCGCGCCTCCTTCTCCTTCTTACTCTGCTCATAGCGGAACTTGCCGAAGTTCAGGATGCGGCAGACGGGAGGCACCGAGCTTGAGGAGACTTCCACCAGGTCCATCTCCTGATCGAGCGCGGCCTTGATGGCATCGGACAGGCTTATCACGCCCAGCTGTTCGCCATCGGCGCCGATGACGCGAACTTCCCGAGCGCGTATCTGATGGTTGATGCGGTATTCGCGAATTATGGCTAGCTAGCCCTCCGCACAAAAATATCCCCAACGGTCCGGGGGAACAGAAGGACTATAGCATATCTGGGGCGACAGAGGCAAGGAGAAGCCGGCGGGAGAGGAGGTTCAGGGAGCAGGGGACAATCTTCCACGGAAGAGCCCGCAGAGACGAGAACGAAAGGCCACACTCAACCGACCTAACCAGAATCCTTGCCGGTGTGAGCCTCCTTCAGCGCGCGGCTTGGTAGATGGCAGGGCGGTATCGAGGCTTTGGGATGGGCTTCCCGGCTTTCCGGGCCGCCGCAAGCCAGGCCCGCTTCGCCCGCTCGACTTCGGCCAGGGCCGACTCGGGCGTTTTGCCGAATGCCGAACAGGAGGCCAAATCAGGTATATCTGCGATGTACCCGCTGTCTTTCTGACTGTAAAAGATGTTGATGTGATAATCGCTCATCGGTCCTCCTCCAGTTGGAGGTTATAGCGCTCAACGATCCGTATGAACTGCCGAATCTGATTGAGTTTGGCTTGGCCTTGGTCTGATTGTAAGTATCAGTTCCGGGATATAACGGTGCGCAAAGATATGGTGGCTTCCCGATACTCTTGCTTGATAGAACCCCAAGCCCTCAACCAGGTCCATCACGTCGGCAAAGGCGACATTACGCAAGGCCCCCTGAGAGATCCGCCGCAACAATCACCTGCGGTTCACACGCACCTCGCTTGGGGCCAAAACCGTACGGTTGGAGAGCCGTTCTACCCTCTGCTAGCGAGCTGGGCCTGCATGACGGCTAACTGATCGGCGATGGGCTTGACGCCAAGGTTCTCCCCGGTGCGAGAGCGGACGGCGACG
This genomic window from Chloroflexota bacterium contains:
- the rpmI gene encoding 50S ribosomal protein L35, which codes for MPKLKTHKGAKSRFFITAKGKIMRTKGGKTHFRRNRSKTARRLYDNKLEVNKVNVEQIKRLLPGV
- the rplT gene encoding 50S ribosomal protein L20, producing the protein MPRVKRGVTARARHKKILKLTKGHRGTKHELYRRAHESFMKAASYSTRHRRERKRDMRRLWIARINAAARKHGITYSKLIAGLAKAGVAIDRKLMADLAVRDPGAFEKIVAAAKA
- a CDS encoding type II toxin-antitoxin system HicB family antitoxin, with product MSDYHINIFYSQKDSGYIADIPDLASCSAFGKTPESALAEVERAKRAWLAAARKAGKPIPKPRYRPAIYQAAR
- a CDS encoding translation initiation factor IF-3; amino-acid sequence: MIREYRINHQIRAREVRVIGADGEQLGVISLSDAIKAALDQEMDLVEVSSSSVPPVCRILNFGKFRYEQSKKEKEARKGQKTSEVREVRMRPRIDDHDIAFKSKMVQRFLDEGHKVKMTVLFRGREITHPEQAITLMRRVAEEFAQQAKLEKPPAMEGRAMTMMLAPISGAAKKSGSGKAEEETSAKA
- a CDS encoding type II toxin-antitoxin system HicA family toxin, which produces MRNVAFADVMDLVEGLGFYQARVSGSHHIFAHRYIPELILTIRPRPSQTQSDSAVHTDR